Below is a window of Mauremys mutica isolate MM-2020 ecotype Southern chromosome 11, ASM2049712v1, whole genome shotgun sequence DNA.
TCTCTGCTGGTACAAGAGCTCTTCCTTCAGCTCTGGCTACCTGTCTCTCCCCCTCACTGGCCAGCTGCTTGTACGTCTCTGCTCCTTTCCCAGTGTTGCGGGCCTGATTGCTTCGATCTGACCTCCACAGACACCCTAATTCTTTAGGCACCAGGGACTTACCAGGACTGTTTATGTCCCACCTACGGAAGTGAGAACTGACACCCAAGTGCATAAGAACTGACATGTGCGTGAACACCCCTCTCCCCAAGGGGCTGATTACCAGAGGTGCCAAGTTCTTGCAGCTCCTTCTGACTTCAGCAGTAGGCACTCAGCACTACCCCACAGCCCCCAAATGTCCCGCATCGGGACTGGGATGTCCTATCACAGCAGCCCCGCTTTAAAGCTAACCCAAAGTTTGGGGCactaggctctggggtggcaggccCAGCCCATTTCTAGTCTCTGCAATTCATACCCCATCCCCGTCTGCTGCTCGGAATTATTCAGAGCATTCTGGGACCCACTTTGTGCGAGGGACACTTTCCCGCTGCCCCATGGACAAGCACAGAGCACTTGCCACCGGCGTGGAGACACGTGCAGACACTGCCCTGCCAGGGGTCACTCACCGGCCTGAGCTTTGGGGAGATGATGTCTAAGAGCAGACAGAGTGCCTCCAGGATGAGAGACTGCGGCCCCACGCGGCTCCGAGAGCTGGGCGCGATCCCCGATATCATGGACGCCACGAGATTCTGCATCTGGTTCAGTTTGGTCAGAGCCTGGTTTAAGACGGAGCAGGAAACCTGTGAGCCACTGTGTTTTCGCAAACACACttacgtagaatcatagaatatcagggctggaagggacctcaggaggtcatctagtccaaccccctgctcaaagcaggaccaatccccagacagatttttaccccagttccctaaatggccccctcaaggattgaactcacaaccctgggtttagcaggccaatgctcaaaccactgagctatccctccccctctacaTCCAAAGGCAAATCACttaggaacccaggagtccaagtCACGCTCCCCTGCTCCAACGGCTGCTTCCTTCCAGCAACACAGCTGTAACTATCTCACCTACAGACAGGAAGCCAATAACCCTCCCTCGTAGGCTCCAAAGCACCGGCCGGGCCCATTAGTCCTCAGGACTTGCCTCGTACTGGCTGTTGGGATAGGCTAGTCTGGGGATGCTGGAAGCAGCAAAGAGCAGATGAAAAGCAACAGGGAGGAAGGGCAGGTATCTCATCAGCTGGAAGTTCTGGTGGTGCATCACGGTGCTGCTGACTATGTCGGAGAAGCCCAGCCACTCCAGAGCCAGACACACCGCGCTGAAACTGGAATCCTTTAACTTCATGTTCAGGAAGTTGTCGTACAGGCCCTGGAAGGAACAGAGCAGAGCGACGGTTACATATTGATCCTGACTAGACAGCCTGTCACCTTCACAGCTGGGAGTCACGGTTTCAAGCTTCCCACGAATATGTAGTTCAATTGCTGCGTATCAACCTCCTGCACTATTCCATTCTGCAGCCTCTGGCTTGGTCTTATTTTAGAGTGGTCAGCTGGCAACAGATGTGGTCCTATAGACTAAAACTGTGTGACCTCCCTGGTGCGATGCCAGCTGTAGCTGGTGTTAGCCAGATCTCTGCCTCATAACCTGGGTGGAAAATATCCTGGGCGGGTGGAGGCAACAGCACCTGGCTTTCCTGCTGAAACTGCTGTACCTGAGTGAGCTTCTCCTGCTCCCCAGAAGAGGTGGTGAGGTGCAGGATGTGATGGAACCTTTGGGTGGATGCGTTCAGACCAGCTCTTCCCCCCGATATGTTTAACAGGTCAGCATCACCGCCCAGGAGGATCTGATTTGGCAAGGAAGGGTCCATTCCAATCCTCTGTCTGGGGAGAGACAAAGGAACAAAGGAGGGAGCGTGGGTGAATAATAAACCCCATCCTCCCTGAAGAAAGGGTGGTGAGGTCCAAAGACAAAGAGATTAGCAGAGCACGCTCAGGCTGTTCAGAATGGCTTTGGCATCGCCCTCCATCCAAGTTACAACCAACACTGGAGACGGCACAAGAGAACACAAGAATACGAGGTACCCAAGAGCTGCTTAAATGAAGCCCTCCGTGCCGCAGGATATGAATTATGGCCTATGCATTGTAATGGAGATTTCAGATTTCTCCATTGCAAATAAATGCACATAGCTACTCGTTTCTGCAGCCTTAGTGGTACCTGAAACCCCCTCTTCCCACATTCTGAACAAACGAGAGTCTATTTCCTATGCTACCCTGCTTTCTCCATGGTGGAGACATAACCAGCACTCCCTTTACCTCTGAACCTTTGGAAGCTGGAAGATCTCCTGCCAGATGGAGAACAGCCCCTTGTTCTGGTCCTTCAAGCCAATCTTCATTGTCTGCACCATCCTCATGCTGAGCTCTTTCTTGCCTCGGCCATGAAGGAACTGGAAACACAACCAAGAAGTCTGATTATAGGCAATGCCATGAAGAACGTGAGGGAGGGTCCCTGCTGAAGAGGAAGACAATTAGGGGCAAGGCAGAAAGGGGTTTTTAGTGGCATTTGACCATCCATCCTTCCAAGCTTGTGCTGATAAAAATGGCAGTTAATGGCACCCGAATCTGATTTCACATACTCTGTCTACAGGGTGATGCTAAGCTGTGATCCCAGAAAGGGGGAAATCTGCTTAACAGGAGAGCTTAAAGAAATTAAGTGGCTGGACATTTCAAAGGCCCAGTGATGGGTTACAGAGCTTTTCCTCTAAACTGCCAGCTGGAACCCAACCCCCTTGTCGAGAGCCACAGAGTCTATACCACCCACGGGCCTGTGGGAAGTGCCAGCTCTGCCGTACCTGCAAGGTGTTTATACACGAGCGGATGTCATTCTCTGTCTTCTCGCACAGCACCGTGAGCGCCCCTGTATCTGCCTTCATGCCCTGCTTGACGGCAATCTACAGAAAAGGGAGTTAGTGCGTTAGCTCCCGTGTGACACAGGCCTCACAGAGAAATAATCCGGGCAGAAGGGCGCTTTGAGTGTATACCGACCTCGTACAGTCTCTGCACCAGCCGGGAGGGGGCAGTCTGAGGAAAATTTAAGAGGAACGCTTGCTGTCTCAGCTGCCTCAGAGAGGGGACATACCTGCCAAAGGGGAACACAGAGGCCTTTAAGGATAACTCGTACGGAGGAGAGAAACCAACCCAAATAATGAGCCTAGAGCTACAGGCCAGGCCTAACTCCTTTCTTCAGTGGAAGTCTGGTCCATAGGGAGCTCTCTATTGCAGACCCTAGCACACATTTACACCTACTGGGTAGGTGAGGGTTTGTAACGCACACAAACAGAGGACTTTGTGATTTAAGAAAGGCTACTAAGAATGAGTTTTAAAAGGCGCCTTCTCTGGGGAGGTTTGATAAGTCACTACGTTGCCTTGGGAATGCTGTGGTGGGCAGAGGCTGCTCACGAGAACGTGGTGGGACCAGAAATGTGCCAGCATCTCTCCCGACCAGCGCTACAATTGTAATTTAGCTGGAGGAGAAAGAAACAGTTGAATgaggagagcgagagagaaggggggggcgGAATTGCTTTCACATCATGAATCACACTGTCTTCACCATAGGTCCCCAAAGTGTGGAGCGCATCCCCCaaagggggcacagaggaacatccTGGGGTGcatggcagggcctgggccagtccccatgggggcggggagggagcgccgcccagcctctccccacccccagctctgctccagtctTGCCCCCAGCTACGCCCTCCAGCTCGTGCCTGGCGCCATCCCCATCCCTGGTGCGGCTCCGTTCCTGGCTCAGGGCAAGGCCGGGAGCGGAGCCACACCTGGCCACGGGcccggctgccggcccccaccacagtgcagctgcagctctgctcctgcccacAGCTGCAATTCCAGCTTCGGCTCCCTTACCCCATCCACCTGCCAGCTCCTTCCAGCCATGGCCCCGTTTCCGGCCTGGCAGGGGTGCGTggacaatgggggaggggggaacctgcaaaagtttggggaccactggtcttcACAGTCACACCACACAAACCATGTACTCAGTGTGGTCTGCAGAGAAGGAAGCAAAGCAAAGCATTCAGAAGTAAAACGAAACACCCCCGTTCTTTATTCTAGCCCCAGCTCACGGAGCAGCCAGCCAGCAACCCTCTGCTGATTGGTTCTGGTTTTACGCCTGAGCCTATCTTCAATTTCCTGACCCAGAGTGAAAGGCCCCAAATGAAAGATACTAACTGGTCATTGCAAATGCAGATGATTGGCCTTAATAAGATGCCACCTTCCCGTCTCCTTTTTCTGCCACCTGCTCCGCCAGGGTTAGCTGCCGGCTCGGTCTCCGTGTCCTTACGGTTGATGGTGCTTAGCAACACGTTAATAGAAGCCTTGAAGAAttgggtggggggaaaaagagTGAACGTCAGTTACTGAGGGATGCAGGAAAGACTTAATACGACTGAGCTAATTCTCCGCTATGGGGAAAGCTGGGGGTGGGTCAGGATGCTGGACTCCAGTGCCGCTGGGTGGGGCACTCATCAGCTGGATCTCTCTTCCTCAGGGTCTTCTGCCCCAGATCAGGCACAGAACTGATGTTAGTACGAGATCTGTCCATTATTGGGAGGCTCTatgctggcctggctggggggcgggcGCCGCGATCCAATCTCTGAGCTCTACAGACCTGTACGTATCCTCTCCCCAAGACGCCCAAGTGTCCCAAATGCTTTTCTTGGAAGGAAGCCCACAAGCACACAGCCCAGCTAAAGGCTTCACCCCGTTCTACAACTGAACTCTCTCTCCCATTTCCAACTTGCTTAGAACCCTCTCGACCTCTCCCCCATTACCCGCGGCACACACTGCAGACATGAGTCGCCACCACTAGGCATCAGCCTTTGACATCTCTCGTTGGGCCCAGCCAAGGGAGAAGCCAGGCTAAGTTCTCCTCTCTCAGAAAGTTACTGACCAGTCTGGACTTGCCAAGCAGAGCGATGGTGACTAAACACACCTGCAGCAAACCACCAAGGGccagatatttaaaggtattaaagcgtctagtgggattttcaaaagcctctaGCCACtgaactctcactgatttcagtgggtgtcAGGCAAGTAGGTGTTTTCGAAAACATCACTGGGTGCCTAGgtacctttcaaaatctggctcTAAGTGTCTCGGTCACATCCCTGCTCCCCCAACACAGAAGAGCAAGTGACGAGGAAATGGTAGGATCTCCCCAGCCACGAAACCCAAGGTTGGGCCCCCCTCACAAGTCACGGGGCTTACAGTTGGCGCACCGTCTATCTCATCAATGATCAGGCAGTTGGGCTTCTCGCTGGCCCCCAGCACGGACTTCATCTGAGTAGCAGCTTCAATCCGCGTTTTGAATATGTCCGGGCTGCGGTCGTCACTGAAACAAAAGCCGTTTCGAGCCATTTATATCCCTCTTGCGTTTAGTCTGCCTGGGTGATATCCTACCAGGATAGACCGGAAGGCCAGGCAGGAGAACCGACTCACCTGGCGTTCATTTCAACTGCATTGTATCCTGCATGCTTGGCAATCACGTGGGCCAGCGTGGTCTTCCCCAAACCTGGAGGGCCACACAGCAGCGCCACCTGCAGCAGAGAGTGGGAATACAGAACAATGCACACCATAGGCtcggggtgaccagacagccaatgtgaaaaatcgggacaggggtgcgggggcaataggagcctatataagaaaaaggacccaaaaatcaggactgtccctataaaatcaggacatctggtcaccctaagcacagGAGACAGTCGCTCAATATCAAACAAGGACTATTTTGCAAAGGGCCAAAGCTCCACACCCTGAAAACTGCTCTGTCTTTAAAGCTGCCCCATCTTCTACCTCCCAAGGCTCCGGGAACTTCTTGGCATTAAGATCCTATGGTGCTTTATACAGCAACACTAGCCCAGTAGCCTGATCAAATCCCAGTTTGGGTCATTGTAAGCTTGCCTATTAACTCCTGTCATTTCAATGAAAtaattcttcacttcctgccctaaatGATCCTGTGGTACTGCTGTTAAACATCACCCTTGCTCCACCCTAGAAGTGGCTGCACGGATTGCTATATCTATGTATTTTACACACCCaagtttggccaagttataaaagCAAATGGAAACAGTTCACTTATTCATCGAAGCGATGGGAGAATCCATTAATGGAACACATAAGGCAACCTGAACTATAGGCACCAGTGCCAGCAATACGTAGGATGGTATATTTAAatttgtagagtgctttgagatcccttcAGGGTGACACATTCTGCATAAGTGGTTAAGAGCCCAGCAATGTATTTActtaaaacaggggtaggcaacctatggcacgtgtgctgaaggcagcacgcgagctgattttcagtggcactagcactgcccgggtcctggtcaccggtccggggggggctctgcattttaatttaattttaaatgaagcttcttaaacattttaaaaaccttatttactttacctacaacaatagttcagttctatattatagacttatagaaagagaccttctagaaacgttaaaatgtatgactggcatgcgaaacaaattagagtgaataaatgaagactcggcacagcacttctgaaaagttgccgacccctaaCTTAAAACAATCTTTGCCATAACTTTAATTTATATCCCTTAACTTGCTGTTTAATCCAACAGAGGAGGTGCATGCAGTGCTATTCTGCTGCTGAGTATCTATTCTTATTTTCCCTTTAAATCCATTTATGGGACAGAGCTAAGCAGATAAAATCATAAACTGAGTGTATAATTTCATCCTCCTATGATGTATATGTGcagcactgccctctgctggaaggAATCGTGCCTGCTTAAGTGTATGTAATGTCACCCTCTAGTGAAGGTGATTTTCAGAAGACAAAAATGAACTACAGGACAAGCACAAGTTTGCGCCGAGTTGCAGCTAGCACATTTAATCTGCCTGTGCTTGGAACAatctcccctcaccccagctgCGATCCCACTTTTTAAACTTGCAAAATGCAAGAGCAAGCAGCAGTTGACAGGAAAACCCCAAGAACTCACTTAAATTCTAAAAAGTGAATCCAAATTTCTCAGGGTTGTGCTGGAAGAGGAGGGGCCCAGCTGCTAACCCACACCTTGTATTTCGGTCTCTTGTGTTGATCCAGCTCAGCCTCCAGAATCTCTTCTGTGAACTGTGCTTTACTTCTCCATTTGTTCTGCTGCTCCTTGGGCTGTTTGAATGGAGGGCGGGCGTCAGCGCTCGGTTTTGCTTTCTTCACGGGTTTTTCCCTCCCGAAGACCACCACGTCCCACAGCTTCAGCCATTTCAGAAGGCAGCGATTTGTGTACTGAACAACAGAGGAGAAAAGGGGGCAGGATAAATAATCAATGGCGCTCGAAGGATCTGCCTGAGCAGAAAATGAGAAACTGTACATGGGAGTCTCTCTTGCACATGTCTGAGCTGAAAGCATCCTCCTCTGTAGCTTAAAAAGCTCCTGTTTATGGACTGTACAGATCTCGTTGGAGGTTCTTTTCTGTGTGCACACATGAAACAACCAGAGTTGAGCAGATCAGACTTGAGCCGTCAGGAGGCCGTAGGgatttctccccaccccaaccttgaCCCTGCctcaaacacacaaacacagagtgtgtgtgtcccAATACATGGATATAATTAACCAACTCAGGCATATGACATTTTAATCTTCTTGAATGGAAGATGCCATCTGGGTTTGGAGCTGCAAGCACCATCTAGTGGACCCAGCACTGGAttaggaatcaggagacctgtgttGTATGTGCTactctgtcactggcctgctgggttaCCCTAGGCATGTCCCTTCCCACCTCCGtgtctgttttccctcccaccctttgcctcGCTTGGCCACTTAAATGCTAggttcttcggggcagggaccatctctcactATGTCTATGGAtggtgtctagcacaatgggaccctgatctcagctggggtttcCAGGAGCTGCTATAACACAAACAACAATAATTTGGCACCAGAAACCCCCAGGATTAAAGAACTATCATCAAAAAACCCCATTGGGTCCACTTTATATAGGGATCTTACATCATCACTGAGCAGCTCCGTGTAGTGTCTAGGAGTAAATCTGTCGACCCACAGGCAGTGCAGCGCAGATTCGTCCTCATCGTCAGCACCGTCTGTTTCCTCGTTAGGCTCTGAGGTCTCATTTCCAGCCTCTCCATGGAGGTGACTGCAAGAAACAAGGCAGAGATGAAAAACCTCAGAGCACAAAGTGCCCACCCCATGAGAGTCTGTACTAGAGTCAAAGGAAAGATCAGGCAATAGTCATCAGAGAAATAGAAACACTAGCCTAGGTACAAAACATCCCACACCCAAAGGACAGAagattggggattggtcctgctttgagcagggggtgggacaagatgacctcctgaggtcccttccaaccctcagattctatgattctatgaagagatCCTAAATCCAGCTAACTTAATCCAGGCACCTGAGCAGTTAGCTCTCCCTTCACCGCATTTCTCTTACTGCCCCAGGTCATGGCAGGTCCATACTAGCCCACTGAgcaactgctgcctagccagtgtCGAGGTTTTTCAAAAGATCACAGACTGCACTGGATAAATAGAGGTAATGGGGTTGTGGGTATTTTTTAGGGCTGTCCactaatcgcagttaactcacacaattaactcaaaaaaattaatcacgattaatcacactgttaaacaatagaataccaatcgAAATGTATTAAGTATTTTGGATGTCTcctttttcatatatattgtattctgtgttgtaacggaaatcaaagtgtatattatttttattataaatatttgcactgtaaaaatgagaaagaggaaatagtatttttcaattcacctcatacaagtactgtagtgcaatcgctttgtcgtgaaagtgcaacttacaaatgtagattttttttttgttatgtaagtgcattcaaaaacaaaacaatgtaagacttcagagtctacaagtccactcagtcctacttcttgttcagccaattgctaagacaaacaagtttgtttacatttacaggagataatactgccctcttcttatttacaatgtcaccagaaagtgagaacagacatttgcatggcacgTTTGTagcacaggattccagcagtggtacaccactgccaaatacagaggtaaaataacctctctactcttactGGAGATTTCCCTGttgatgcatcccaggatcacattagttcTTTCGgtcacagcatcgcactgggagctcatgttcagctgattatccaccctcATCCCCAAATTATTTTCAGAGTCACTGGTGCCCTGGAgacagtcccccatcctgtaggtatggcctatgttctttgttcctagatggattTATTTACATACAGCCATACTAAAGTGCATATCGTGTGCATGCAtgcgcccagcttaccaagcaatccggatcactctgtatcaatgacctgccctcttcattatttaccacactCCCAATTTGTGTGTGATCTGCggttatcggtgatgattttatgtttccttccaggtcattgataaaaatcttgaatagcatcaggccaAGAATAcatcctgcaggaccccactggtaATATTATTACAATAACACCTGGAGGCCTCATCTGAGATCAGAGTCCCACTGCGCTAGCTGCTGTACATATACTTAGTAAGAGCCcgttcctgcctcaaagagctcacagtctacaTAGACATGAGAGGCAAACCACTGGTGAAAAAGGATTAtcgtgttacagatggggaacagaggcatggcatgattaagtgacttgcccaaggaaatCTGTGGCCGAGCTGGGAATtgtacccagatctcctgacttccaGTTCATGCCCTGGACCACAAGGTCATT
It encodes the following:
- the CHTF18 gene encoding chromosome transmission fidelity protein 18 homolog; translation: MEEPELYGIEDEFDQQFADELEVLAEMEDVPSQPSAPKVSQLRSRKQTFEEALTAGDVVKDSAALDCEPGQEKDSQHQTNAVETTGEANSKKRHLERILYESEEEECAKSLPPHQPLAVLTPKPKRRRLEAVKKLNFGAEDKLASPDFPQDDITPPPSPGNCSKPQSARSPKFLSPDSLEVSDMVPLRMTPPLDKDLKRVLKRPPILEDYVNVTSADGTRVFMVLKEDHSRIGVELPNSLGWNAQRPLHLLGVPFSYLKEQVSEERRRRVLEASQQLTEILNSHLHGEAGNETSEPNEETDGADDEDESALHCLWVDRFTPRHYTELLSDDYTNRCLLKWLKLWDVVVFGREKPVKKAKPSADARPPFKQPKEQQNKWRSKAQFTEEILEAELDQHKRPKYKVALLCGPPGLGKTTLAHVIAKHAGYNAVEMNASDDRSPDIFKTRIEAATQMKSVLGASEKPNCLIIDEIDGAPTASINVLLSTINRKDTETEPAANPGGAGGRKRRREGGILLRPIICICNDQYVPSLRQLRQQAFLLNFPQTAPSRLVQRLYEIAVKQGMKADTGALTVLCEKTENDIRSCINTLQFLHGRGKKELSMRMVQTMKIGLKDQNKGLFSIWQEIFQLPKVQRQRIGMDPSLPNQILLGGDADLLNISGGRAGLNASTQRFHHILHLTTSSGEQEKLTQGLYDNFLNMKLKDSSFSAVCLALEWLGFSDIVSSTVMHHQNFQLMRYLPFLPVAFHLLFAASSIPRLAYPNSQYEALTKLNQMQNLVASMISGIAPSSRSRVGPQSLILEALCLLLDIISPKLRPVNTQLYSLKEKQQLADLISTMLAYNLTYHQQRTPEGQYVYKLEPNVEDVCRFPDLPARKPLTYQAKQLIAREIELEKMRRTEAVLQARNTSQVSDESLGETEDKPSAKPGMPKSSVRNHEQRLEHIMKKAAFDEKPEMDFFGRQLVKKQVSPSAANQASEHDSVEKQIGKAVGKSDVWFRFNEGVSNAVRRNIYIKDLL